One Pelobates fuscus isolate aPelFus1 chromosome 8, aPelFus1.pri, whole genome shotgun sequence genomic window carries:
- the LOC134570820 gene encoding gamma-crystallin 2-like, translating into MGKIIFYEERDFQGHSYECSSDHSDLQSFFSRCNSARVLSGCWIIYERPGYMGFQYYLKRGNYPDYQNWMGYNDSVKSCRMIPQHQGSYKIRLHEKEDFKGHTMEFSEDCPHVFENFHHHDVHSCKILDGHWIFYEQPNYRGRQYYLRPGDYKRFNDWGGINSRVSSFRRITDFY; encoded by the exons ATGGGAAAG aTAATCTTCTACGAAGAGAGGGACTTCCAGGGTCACTCCTATGAGTGCAGCAGTGACCACAGCGATTTGCAATCTTTTTTCAGTCGTTGCAACTCTGCTAGGGTTCTAAGTGGCTGTTGGATTATTTATGAGCGTCCTGGGTATATGGGGTTTCAGTACTACCTCAAACGAGGTAACTATCCAGACTACCAAAACTGGATGGGCTACAATGATTCTGTCAAGTCCTGTCGCATGATTCCACAG CATCAAGGTTCCTACAAAATAAGACTCCATGAAAAGGAAGACTTTAAAGGCCATACGATGGAGTTCTCAGAAGACTGTCCTCATGTTTTTGAAAATTTTCATCACCATGATGTTCACTCCTGTAAGATTCTTGATGGGCATTGGATATTTTATGAACAGCCAAACTACAGAGGTCGTCAGTACTACCTGAGACCAGGAGATTACAAGAGATTCAATGACTGGGGAGGAATAAACAGCAGAGTTAGCTCTTTTAGAAGAATCACAGATTTCTACTAG
- the LOC134570821 gene encoding gamma-crystallin 1-like, whose product MGKIVFYEDRDFQGRSYECSSDCSELNSYFSRCNSIRVENGNWMLYEHPNYRGNQYFLKRGEYPDFSHWTSHNDSIRSCRIIPQHRGTFRIRVYEKEDFNGAMLEFTEDCPHVHEEFRYHDIFSCNVLEGHWIFYEEPNYRGRQYYLRPGEYRRFSEWGAPNSKVGSLRRVQ is encoded by the exons ATGGGAAAG ATCGTTTTCTACGAGGACAGGGACTTCCAGGGACGCTCTTATGAGTGCAGCTCTGATTGTTCCGAATTGAATTCATACTTCAGCCGCTGCAACTCCATTCGAGTGGAGAATGGAAACTGGATGCTGTATGAACACCCCAACTACAGAGGGAACCAGTACTTTCTGAAGAGGGGAGAATATCCTGATTTTTCCCACTGGACAAGTCACAATGACTCCATTAGATCTTGCCGCATTATTCCACaa CATCGTGGGACATTTAGAATCAGGGTCTATGAGAAAGAAGACTTCAATGGTGCAATGCTGGAGTTCACTGAAGACTGCCCTCACGTCCATGAAGAATTTAGATACCATGACATTTTCTCCTGCAATGTTCTGGAAGGCCACTGGATCTTCTATGAAGAACCTAACTATCGCGGGCGTCAGTATTACCTGAGGCCTGGAGAGTACAGGAGATTCTCTGAATGGGGAGCTCCTAATTCCAAAGTTGGCTCCTTAAGACGTGTCCAATAG